CTACCTGATCTCCAATCATACGGAGCCCGACCACTCCGGATCCATAAGAAAAGTCCTTGAAGTCTCGAAGAACGCCGAGCTCATAGCATCGGAATTCGGGACGAAAGGCCTGAGGAGATATTATGGCGACGATCTGGAGATCACCTCAATCAAGGAGAAGCCCAGCGTCAGCCTCGGAAAGAGGACACTCAACTTCGTGCCCATCCCCATGGTCCACTGGCCCGACTCCATGGTCACCTACATCCCAGAGGAGAAGCTACTCCTCTCCAACGACGCCTTCGGCCAGCACCTCGCCTCCTCCAAACGGTTCGACGACGAGGTGGACCAGGCCGTCCTCATGCAGGAGGCCACCACCTATTATGCGAACATCGTGATGCCCCTCTGGATGAGCGTCTCCAGGGCTTTCAAGGCCCTCGAGGGAGTGGACATCGAGGTCATCGCGCCCAGCCAC
The nucleotide sequence above comes from Candidatus Thermoplasmatota archaeon. Encoded proteins:
- a CDS encoding FprA family A-type flavoprotein, encoding RGTTYNAYLIVDEKIALVDTVKEPFFPEMMRRIKEIVDPEKIDYLISNHTEPDHSGSIRKVLEVSKNAELIASEFGTKGLRRYYGDDLEITSIKEKPSVSLGKRTLNFVPIPMVHWPDSMVTYIPEEKLLLSNDAFGQHLASSKRFDDEVDQAVLMQEATTYYANIVMPLWMSVSRAFKALEGVDIEVIAPSH